In Capsicum annuum cultivar UCD-10X-F1 unplaced genomic scaffold, UCD10Xv1.1 ctg46592, whole genome shotgun sequence, a single window of DNA contains:
- the LOC124892394 gene encoding probable LRR receptor-like serine/threonine-protein kinase At3g47570, whose protein sequence is MTQTNTTTDQLALLSLKSQIMSDPFHFLDESWSPAVSVCHWIGVTCGSRNQRVKSLNLSNMALAGRITREFGNLTFLVSLDLGSNNFHGNLPQEMTRLRRLKFLDLSSTASAGRFPL, encoded by the coding sequence ATGACCCAAACCAACACTACCACTGATCAATTAGCTCTTCTTTCGTTAAAATCTCAAATCATGTCCGACCCTTTTCACTTCTTGGATGAAAGCTGGTCTCCTGCTGTTTCTGTTTGTCATTGGATTGGAGTCACTTGTGGCTCCCGCAACCAGCGAGTGAAGTCCTTGAATCTTTCCAACATGGCTCTTGCAGGAAGGATTACCCGGGAATTCGGAAACCTCacatttcttgtttctcttgacttGGGAAGCAACAATTTCCATGGAAACTTGCCTCAGGAAATGACACGCTTGCGTCGGcttaagtttcttgatttaagttCAACAGCTTCAGCGGGGAGGTTCCCTCTTG